The following are from one region of the Methanospirillum hungatei genome:
- a CDS encoding indolepyruvate ferredoxin oxidoreductase subunit alpha has protein sequence MTAIVDKNKCTGCETCVDECPAAAITMENEKAVVNNDLCVDCGSCVDVCPAEAITME, from the coding sequence ATGACTGCAATTGTTGATAAAAATAAATGTACCGGGTGTGAAACCTGTGTTGATGAATGTCCGGCTGCGGCAATCACCATGGAAAATGAGAAGGCAGTAGTGAATAATGACCTCTGTGTAGACTGTGGTTCCTGTGTGGATGTCTGTCCCGCAGAAGCTATCACCATGGAATAA